The Verrucomicrobiota bacterium nucleotide sequence CTCTGAAGACACGCACTTGCCCCCGCATTCACTGGATGTGGCGAAGCGGTTCAAGTGGATTCTCGCGGGTTCGACCTGGAATCGCGACGTGCTGCGCCGGCACAACGTTCGGAATGCGGAAACGTTCCTTCAGGCCGTCGATCACTCGATGTTTTTTCCGTCGGACCAACCCAAGGCGCCCGGCGGGCCGTTCCTGGTTTTTTCCGGGGGCAAGCTGGAATACCGGAAAGGCCAGGACATCCTGGTCGCCGCGTTCCGAAAATTTCATCAGCGTCACCCGGAATCGATTCTGTTCACCGCCTGGCACAATCACTGGCCGAAGTCGATGATTGGGATCGACCGCAAGGGCTACGTGAGCGGGGTTCCCGCGGTGAACTCGGACGGGTTGCTGGAAATCACGCCCTGGCTGGAAAGCAACGGCGTCCCGCGCGGCGCGTCGCACAATCTCGGCGCGGTGCCCAATCATCTCATGCCAAAAGTTTACGTTCAGGTGGATGCCGCCGTGTTTCCCAATCGCTGCGAAGGCGGCACGAACTTGATGGCGATGGAATGCATGGCCAGCGGCTTGCCGACGATTCTCTCCGCGAACACCGGGCACCTGGACTTGATCGACGAGCGCCATTGCTATCCGCTCACCCATCAACAGCGGGCGGACGTTGTGGCGCCGTTCGCCGCCACCGATGGGTGGGGCGAATCAGACGTCGATGAAGTGCTGGATCTTCTGGAGCGGGTCTATCGGGACCGAACCGAGGCCGCGCGACGGGGCGCCGCGGCGGCGCAATTCATGCGGGATTGGACCTGGCGACGGCGGTTCGAACAGTTGGTTGGATACCTGGATTAGCGACGGAAGAAGATGTTGTCGGTCCGATCCGTGTTGAACCTTTCCGCCCAGGCGCCGCACGGTTGAAACGCGCCGTCGAGGGTGATCTCCTGGAAATTCGATCCGTCTTCGGTTGCGAAAGCCTTGAATCCGGCCGCATAGAATTCCCGCATCAGTTCGGCCGTCGTGGCGCCCAGCGCGGTCAGGCCAAACCGATTGTGTTCGCAGATCACCAACCGCAGCGAGGGCTTGGCAAGACATGACTTCGCGCCGCGCGCAACGCGGACTTCCGCGCCTTCCGTATCGATCTTCAAGACCGAAGCGCCGCTCAAGCCGGCTCGGCGCAGCGTTTGATTACCTTGTTCCTACTTCCAGAACCTTCGAATCTGCCCGTTCCCATTTGTAATGTTATCCATAAAAAAATCTCCGCGGCTTGGGCAAATTCTACCATTCAACCGATTTAACCCATATAACGATTTAACGTTGTAACGGCTTTGGTTGTGGCTTGCCTTGGGCGTCCGACGGGCGCTTGTGTATTCGAGGGGCGTTTGCTACTTTCGCCCCGCAGGTTGGTACCAGGACCGAAAACGAAATCACGACGGACACAAGTCTATTAACGAATCGAACATTATGGCACACGAACTCCCTTCCTTACCGTATCCCAAAGAAGCGCTCGAACCGCACTTCGACGCCCAGACCATGGAAATCCACCACGGCAAGCACCACGCCGCTTACGTCACGAACTTGAACAAAGCCATCGCCGGCAACGCCGCGCTGGAAAGCAAATCCATCGAAGCGCTTATCAGCGACCTCGCGGCGGTCCCGGAGAACATCCGCGGCCCGGTGCGCAACAACGGCGGCGGCCACGCCAACCATTCGATGTTCTGGAAACTTCTCGCGCCGAAAGCCGGCGGCGCGCCCGGCGGCAAGCTGGCCGACGACATCCAGGCCGCGTTTGGCAGTTTCGACGCGTTCAAGGAGAAATTTGAGGCGGCAGGTCTGGGACGATTCGGCAGCGGCTGGGTTTGGCTCGTCGTCAACGCGGGAAAACTTGAGATTGGTTCCACCGCCAATCAGGACAATCCAATCATGGGCAAAACCGTCGCCGGCTGCGAAGGCAAACCGGTGCTCGGCTGCGACGTTTGGGAGCACGCCTACTATCTCAAATACCAGAATCGCCGCGCTGATTACCTGAAAGCCTGGTGGAACGTCGTGAATTGGGCTGAGGCGGCGAAGAATTACGACGCGGCGAAAAAGTAGCCCCGAAGCGGGAACGATTATCGCAGGATGACGACGACGATCCAATCCCTTCGCAAAAGCGCGCGTTTGAGAGAGGCGCCGCCGTTGGAGAACGGCGCAAGGCTGAGTTCACGCGAATTCCTGCGCCGCTACGAAGCGATGCCCGATCTAAAGAAAGCGGAACTCGTCAAAGGAGTTGTCTATATGCCTTCGCCAGTCACTGTTGATCACAGCAAGCCCGATAACCTGGTCCAAATTTGGCTCGGGTTTTATGCGGTCAAGACGCCGGGAGTGGAGTGCTTCGCCAACACGACCGTCATCCCCGGGCCCGCGAATACCCCGCAACCTGACGCATGTCTCTGCCTCAAGCCAGGACGTGGTGGCCAAACTCGGATCAACGAAAAGAAATATCTCGTCGGCGCTCCTGAGCTTGTGGCGGAAATCGCAGCAAGCAGCGCCAGCCTGGATCTCGGCGATAAGCTGGAAGCCTACGCCATGGCTGGGGTCCGCGAATACCTGGTCTGGCGCACACTGGAACAAGGGTTTGACTGGTTCGCGCTGGAGGATGCCGACTACGTGGCCGTCAAACCCAAGGCGCACGGACTGATTCGCAGCCGCTGTTTTCCAGGCCTGGTTCTGGACGTGAACGCGTTGCTGACGCAGGACGGCTCCAAAGTGCTTGCGACGCTGCAGCGCGGGCTTGCCACCGCGGCGCACCGGACGTTCGTCGCAAGCCTGCGCTGAAACAGACGCGGATACCAAGGCCAGGCTACTGTTTGAGACGATAGAACCTCGCGCGGCTCCCGACGAGAACCGCGAAGGGACTTCTGGCCTCCGTCAGATCGATCCACGGCCCAGTTACGGCATCGGCAGATTGGAGCGTGCCGTTGCCTGCCCAGTTGATCGTGAGATCCCCCCCCCTGGAATACCGGCTCGCTCAACTTGATCCTCAAAGGCGCGGAGAACTCGGAACTACCGAGGCGAGTTCCGCGCCAAAGACGACATCGGAATTGGCCGCGCTTGCTTGATGCACTTCCGCTGCGAAAACGTTGTCGCCCGGAACCAGGCTCGCCGCTGAAATGGCGACGGACCTTCATAGCGGTGCTCGTGGTCGGCCCCGAAGGCCGCGGCGGTGATCGGTCCCTTGCCCATCCCGAAGCGATGCTTTGGAATCGCTAAACGCGTCCCTATGGCCGATGCCACGCGCGATAGAACCGGTGCCCCAGGCGGGTTGCGTCCGGATCCTGAAAGTCAAACACTGCTCCGGCGGGCGCGCTGATGATTTTGATCGCTTCCCACTGGGCCAGGTTCGATGACGCTTCGATCACATAGTTCAATCCCGGCTCGCCGAAGACGCGCATTTGAAACTGGCCGTTGGCCGCGAGGCCCAGCGGCAGGACCTTGGGCGGAATGGAGGGCGCGCCTTCGGTGGTGATGACGAAGTTGTCGAAGATCATGAAGTTGTTTCCCGCCGCCCCCGCTTTGCGGATTGCCCACACGGCATCGACATCGCCGAAATTCAACACCGCGTTCGTGGTCGTGATCTCTTTGGAATTGACGAGGATCGTGTCGTTGAGCGTCGCGGTCCAGAGATTGCGCGCGAAATTCATGGACACTTTCAACTCGTAGTAGCCTTCATTGTCGAAGGCCAGGCCCGTGGGAACGAAGCCCGCGTTGTTGTCCAGGCCGTAGGAGATCTGGAGAGACGAGTTGTCGAAATCCAACGTGAACAGCCGGGCGCCGTTCGTGTTATAAACGCTCCAGCGGAAATCGTCATATTGCCCGTTCGTCGAATCCACGATCTGCATCATGACCGTGAACTTGACGATGGGCTGGCCGGGGTTGATGGGCGCAAGACCGATGGGCCGCCAGACGTTCAAGACTTCGTCCTTCGGCGCCGGGGGCGCAAAACCGATGTACGCCTGCTGTCCGTAGCCCTCGAAAAAGTTCGTGAGAATGCCATTCCCGCCGGAACCAAACCCGATCCAGTTGTTCTGACCAACCAGTTCAAGCCCCGGATCGTAACCTTCCGCAACCTCGAACCCGGTCGAGTAAACCGTGTCACCATAGGAAGGCCTAGGTTGGGCTTGCAAGCCGCCCTTCGGCCAGAGCGCAATAAGCAGCAGCAATGCGGCGACACCTCTCCATAGACTGGGTCGGGGTGAGTTCATCGTAATCATGCACGCCTCTCGGTTCGCGGTTCTGCTTGCGAGCACTTATGCCCTGGAAGTTCGCAAAAGGGAAGTCCGCAAAAGAATAGTCAACTCAGTCAATTCAATTTCCAGAATCATTGCTCTTGCGTCTGACGTCCGCCGCCGGAGCTGCTCGAACGCGACGGGACCGTGTTGCCCGAAGAAGAGGAGGACCGCGGCGACGGCGTCAACTGGCTGGGCGAAATCTGCGTGGGCGCCGGACCTTGGCGAGACGAAGGCACAATCGTGATCGAACCGCTTGACGGCGCCGGCTGGCTTGGCAAAGGAGTGGAGCGGATCGACGAACCGTAGTCCGCAGGTCCACGTGATGGCGATGGCGATGGCGCGTACCCCGAAGGCGGTCGATAACTTGGAGAGGGATCATAGCTCGAACTCGGCCCAGGCTGCGAATAGCTCCGCTTCTCGGGATAGGACAGGGAAGGCGGCTTCGGAAGTTCCCGGCGATACTGCGGTCCGGAAGTTGGCTGCGGCGCATAAGCGGACGGCGGCTGCGAATACGCCGGCGGCGTCTGAACGGCATACGAACCTGGTTGGGGCTGCGAATACGACGGCACGCTCGATCGTTCGGTCAAACTTCGAGTGCGGAACGTCGGTTGCTCGATCGGGCGCGTTTGTGAAGGTGGGGCGGCGCGGTTGGCTGCCTGAAATTCCATGAGCCGCGTTTCCAGATCGTTCGCGGGCCTGATTCCAGGTGCGCGAGCCGCGGTCGGCGAATTCGGCCGGCTTGGAACGACTGCCGAAGAATTGGCAGTTGAGCGCAGCGTTTCGCGTCGTTGCAGAGGCGTGACCGGAGTTTGAATGAGCTGCGGATCGCTCGCGGCGACGCCGCGCGAATCGTCCGCTTGCCGGAGCGGCTGGGCATTGCCGAACTCCCTGGGTTGACTCGCCGGTGACGCAGGAGCCACAGCCGGGTTGTTCGGAGCGGACGCTCCCGCACTGCTCTGTCTCGGACTCGGCCTGGATGTGTTCAACGAACGAGTCGTTCGAATTTCAGGGAGGGAGGCGCTGCGACTTTCGGCTGTGGACTTGAGTGTCAGGGCGGCCCCCGAGTCTTGTCCCGTTACGCTTGAGGAGTGGGTGCCGCGAGTTGAAGGAACGCGAGTCACCTCTGATGCGATGGGTTTCGGCTCCGCGGCGAGGCCGGCGGTAGGCTGGAGGCCCGTCTTGGCCCGGCTCTCTGCCACGCGAGGCGCTCCGCCTCTCGGCGGCCCTGCGGCGGGTCGATGGCCTTCAGCAAAGTCTGCGTTGGACGCGGCGGGTTTTCGCAGCTCTTGGCCCGCGCGGGTCGTCACGAAATCGCTCGGGGCGGCCGGAGAAACCGGCTTGTAAACCACCAGGTCCGAACCAGTGCGCTCCAGACGATCCGGCCGGACCAATCGCACCGTGTTGTGCGGCACATCGCGGACCTGCACTTTGCGGATCTCCGAGCGTGTGATCGCAGCGATCTTCCCCCGATCGACGCCCTCGTTGATGATGACTTTGTTCGGGCCTTGCGCGTAATTGTTAATGATCGTCGTCCGGTTGTACACATTGACGATGTGCGCGCCCGTGACTCGATGCCGCCACGGGTACGGATCGCAAAAGCGCGCCGTGGGAATGAAGGTGTAATAATCGCTGCCCAGGCCGAAGTCGAAGCTGACTCCAACCCGTCCGGAACGATAGCGGAATCCAAAGCCATGATCGTAATACGCGCCCGGCGGCAACGGCGCCCAGCCGCAATACGCATCCGAATACCGCCACGTCACCCACGACGGTCCCCAAACCGATCCCGGGACCCAGAGCCAGCCGCGGCCGGGATAATTGGCCCACCGGCCATAATGAAACGGCGCCCAGCCCCACGAATAATCCGAGTGCCAGTACCAACCGCAGTCCGAGTAAATCCAGCGGCCTCGATGGAAGTACGGCCTCCACGACGTATCGACCACGGCGACGGTGGGCTGCCAAACCATCCCGTAATCCGGCACCTCGAACCAATTCCCATACGGCGCCAGCGGGGGATAAAAGTACTCGTATTGAACTTGCGGTGCAGCCGCGATGGCTTCGGGCTGAGCGCCGGCCTCGAACGCCGGCGTGGCGGTGACCGCGTACGACGGCGCGTTGGGCAGAGCGATCCGGTTTGTCGCCGGCGCCAGGACCGGAGGTTGGTCCGTCGCCACTGCCGGGGGCGTGACCGCGACGGTGTTGGTCGCTGAAGCGGGCTTGGCAACGAGACCCGGCTTGTGCTGGATCATCGCCGCAATGACCGATTCCGAAATGCCCAGATCGGCAACATACAGAATCTCTTCCGGCGACAGGTTAAACGGCGTCGGATGATTCCGAACGAAGGCCAGAAGAACTTCTTCACCGACGCCGCCCTGGGCCAGATTGATGATTCCAGCCAGGCTTTCGGACAGCCTGGCTTCGCCGCTGGTCAGTTTCTCTCCGAAGGTTTTTTCCGCGGTGAGCGGCGGCGCGGCATTCGTCACGGCAGCGCTGTCGGCTTGGCTTACGGTGTTTGTGGTCTCGGG carries:
- a CDS encoding glycosyltransferase family 4 protein — protein: MTANARQNPGRRWLGLNWQISPTSGWGVLGMNLALQAEVDGRFAVVPFVPTDAPNALPPQYQTVFDRVLARERIAANLLAQHPDERCQCEFPVVHTLGNRLASNDAAERIVGTTNLAIIFSEDTHLPPHSLDVAKRFKWILAGSTWNRDVLRRHNVRNAETFLQAVDHSMFFPSDQPKAPGGPFLVFSGGKLEYRKGQDILVAAFRKFHQRHPESILFTAWHNHWPKSMIGIDRKGYVSGVPAVNSDGLLEITPWLESNGVPRGASHNLGAVPNHLMPKVYVQVDAAVFPNRCEGGTNLMAMECMASGLPTILSANTGHLDLIDERHCYPLTHQQRADVVAPFAATDGWGESDVDEVLDLLERVYRDRTEAARRGAAAAQFMRDWTWRRRFEQLVGYLD
- a CDS encoding FkbM family methyltransferase, coding for MRRAGLSGASVLKIDTEGAEVRVARGAKSCLAKPSLRLVICEHNRFGLTALGATTAELMREFYAAGFKAFATEDGSNFQEITLDGAFQPCGAWAERFNTDRTDNIFFRR
- a CDS encoding superoxide dismutase, producing the protein MAHELPSLPYPKEALEPHFDAQTMEIHHGKHHAAYVTNLNKAIAGNAALESKSIEALISDLAAVPENIRGPVRNNGGGHANHSMFWKLLAPKAGGAPGGKLADDIQAAFGSFDAFKEKFEAAGLGRFGSGWVWLVVNAGKLEIGSTANQDNPIMGKTVAGCEGKPVLGCDVWEHAYYLKYQNRRADYLKAWWNVVNWAEAAKNYDAAKK
- a CDS encoding Uma2 family endonuclease: MTTTIQSLRKSARLREAPPLENGARLSSREFLRRYEAMPDLKKAELVKGVVYMPSPVTVDHSKPDNLVQIWLGFYAVKTPGVECFANTTVIPGPANTPQPDACLCLKPGRGGQTRINEKKYLVGAPELVAEIAASSASLDLGDKLEAYAMAGVREYLVWRTLEQGFDWFALEDADYVAVKPKAHGLIRSRCFPGLVLDVNALLTQDGSKVLATLQRGLATAAHRTFVASLR